The Fibrobacter sp. UWR2 genome contains a region encoding:
- the thiE gene encoding thiamine phosphate synthase, with product MKNIDTTLYFITDSTCVPEDRFLPVVEAACKGGATIIQLREKDKSTREYMQLAKATHEITARYGIPLIIDDRVDVALAIGAEGVHVGQSDMPACDARRILGFDKIIGVTAKTVPQALEAYEQGADYLGCGAIYPTTTHVKTVITPVETLKDVVKAVPIPVNAIGGLNKDNIFVLKGSGIAGICAVSAIMKAADPETAARELKQAFVALNS from the coding sequence ATGAAAAATATCGATACGACCCTTTACTTTATCACCGATAGCACTTGCGTGCCGGAAGATCGTTTTTTACCTGTGGTGGAGGCCGCATGCAAGGGCGGAGCGACAATCATCCAGCTGCGCGAAAAGGACAAGTCCACTCGTGAATACATGCAGCTTGCAAAAGCGACGCACGAGATTACGGCACGTTATGGAATCCCGCTTATTATCGATGACCGTGTGGATGTCGCGCTTGCCATTGGTGCCGAGGGCGTTCATGTGGGGCAGAGCGACATGCCTGCGTGCGATGCCCGGCGTATTCTTGGTTTCGATAAAATCATTGGGGTTACTGCAAAGACGGTTCCTCAGGCGCTTGAAGCTTATGAACAGGGTGCCGATTACCTGGGGTGCGGCGCGATTTACCCCACGACAACTCACGTAAAAACGGTCATCACCCCGGTGGAGACGCTCAAGGACGTTGTGAAGGCTGTTCCCATCCCAGTAAATGCGATTGGCGGACTCAACAAGGACAACATCTTTGTGTTGAAAGGGTCCGGAATTGCGGGCATTTGCGCTGTCTCTGCAATTATGAAGGCCGCCGACCCTGAAACTGCAGCTCGCGAACTCAAGCAGGCGTTTGTCGCTTTAAACAGCTGA
- a CDS encoding M23 family metallopeptidase — protein MSLLPPKIRGSFIVTLILAVACFCSSADAAKAKTKKKAKPKVEKPKTAQVDTNKVIIEANDPKAFTKAILLDKKGVDFEVVGEQKNKSPQLVVKEKKSEDYFDFSTMLIPITHKAPLGSRYGIRDHRLHRGVDVSIIRDEPVVAAFPGTVVVSKYNQGGYGHYVMVEHENGLSTLYGHLSERLVKVGEKVYPGDIVGLAGNTGKSSGAHLHFEIRYGEINIDPETIVDFPNWELKPGVEHVPKKKIINAHYNMQRKLKKENHYTVKKGDTQGKVAAWFNISVDALCRINNLKPGAPLKVGQRLIGSR, from the coding sequence ATGAGCCTTTTGCCCCCAAAGATCCGCGGTTCATTCATCGTCACGCTAATCCTTGCGGTTGCGTGCTTCTGTTCGTCCGCAGATGCAGCAAAGGCAAAAACAAAGAAAAAAGCCAAGCCCAAGGTCGAGAAACCCAAGACCGCCCAAGTCGATACAAACAAGGTAATCATCGAAGCCAACGACCCCAAGGCGTTTACCAAGGCGATTCTCCTTGACAAGAAGGGGGTCGATTTCGAGGTTGTCGGCGAGCAGAAGAATAAATCGCCACAACTTGTCGTCAAGGAAAAGAAAAGCGAAGACTATTTCGACTTTTCAACCATGCTTATCCCCATTACGCACAAGGCTCCGCTCGGTTCCAGGTATGGCATTCGAGACCACCGCTTGCACCGTGGCGTCGACGTGAGCATCATCCGCGACGAGCCTGTCGTTGCGGCATTCCCGGGAACGGTCGTCGTCTCGAAATACAACCAGGGCGGGTATGGACACTATGTGATGGTCGAGCACGAAAACGGGCTATCAACGCTATACGGTCACCTTTCGGAGCGGCTCGTAAAAGTCGGCGAGAAGGTCTACCCCGGCGATATCGTCGGGCTGGCGGGCAATACCGGAAAATCGTCCGGCGCGCACCTTCATTTCGAGATCCGTTACGGCGAAATCAACATCGACCCCGAAACCATCGTAGACTTCCCGAACTGGGAACTAAAACCGGGAGTAGAGCACGTTCCGAAAAAGAAAATCATAAACGCGCACTACAACATGCAGCGCAAACTCAAGAAAGAGAACCATTACACCGTCAAGAAGGGCGACACGCAGGGTAAAGTCGCCGCATGGTTCAATATTTCTGTCGATGCCCTTTGCCGAATAAACAACCTGAAGCCGGGCGCCCCGCTCAAAGTCGGGCAACGCCTCATCGGAAGCAGATGA
- a CDS encoding DMT family protein, with protein sequence MKAGIFTVILLIISNVFMTAAWYGNLKFKEMHISTDWPLILVILASWGVALIEYFFMIPANNIGSKINGGPFNLMQLKVIQEAISITVFTVIATTVFNNEALQWNHIVAFVLIIGAVFFAFLK encoded by the coding sequence ATGAAAGCCGGAATATTTACCGTAATCCTCCTCATCATCAGCAACGTGTTCATGACTGCAGCATGGTACGGGAACCTCAAGTTCAAGGAAATGCACATCTCTACCGACTGGCCGCTTATCCTCGTCATCTTGGCCTCGTGGGGTGTAGCCCTCATCGAGTACTTCTTCATGATTCCCGCGAACAACATCGGGAGCAAGATCAACGGCGGGCCCTTCAACCTGATGCAGCTGAAGGTCATCCAGGAGGCCATTTCCATCACGGTATTTACCGTCATCGCGACAACGGTATTCAATAACGAAGCACTGCAGTGGAACCACATTGTTGCCTTCGTCCTCATCATCGGCGCGGTATTCTTCGCCTTCCTCAAATGA
- a CDS encoding DUF4416 family protein — protein MGELRTPAKVKIIVGILAKDAQSVEAVRTTLRERFGEEDLNLNPFPFTFTNYYVDEIGDAPVRAFFSYEPLVERETIVDIKLWTNDIELEIARLNGTPGLRPVNLDPGYMTLGQFFLATTKDQRQRVYMQRGIFVEPTLYFQDGHFHAFEWTYRDYQSEKYIQYLEQVRARLAYQMSTGKPYRLRAKQ, from the coding sequence ATGGGCGAACTCAGGACACCGGCCAAGGTCAAGATTATCGTGGGAATCCTCGCAAAGGACGCCCAATCTGTCGAGGCTGTCCGCACAACCTTACGTGAAAGATTCGGCGAAGAAGACCTGAACCTTAATCCGTTCCCCTTCACATTCACAAACTACTATGTCGACGAAATCGGGGACGCTCCCGTCCGTGCATTCTTCAGCTACGAGCCTCTCGTGGAGCGCGAGACCATCGTCGACATAAAACTCTGGACCAACGATATCGAACTCGAAATCGCCAGGCTGAACGGCACTCCGGGACTGCGTCCCGTAAACCTGGACCCGGGCTACATGACCCTCGGGCAGTTCTTCCTCGCGACAACGAAGGACCAACGCCAGCGCGTATACATGCAGCGCGGAATCTTCGTGGAGCCCACGCTGTATTTCCAGGACGGGCATTTCCATGCCTTCGAATGGACCTACCGTGACTACCAGAGCGAAAAATACATCCAGTATCTAGAACAAGTACGTGCCCGTCTCGCCTACCAGATGAGTACGGGCAAACCATATAGATTGAGAGCAAAACAATGA
- a CDS encoding glutaminyl-peptide cyclotransferase gives MLVLFVLSSMVYAGAPRVVPAILDSIPHEKSHFTQGIFFDGKEIVETTGQYGESGLYRRTLDGKILDSARLADRYFGEGSIAVGEDIFYLTWKSKKAFIYNRKPFRPKGEFRIPTEGWGLTYWQSALLMSNGSDELLRIALGAFNVFDAIRVTDGGKPVKMLNELEIVGNTLYANIWQTALIAVIDLPSGKVLKYLDFAEKARSLYRSNPNIDVLNGIAYDGKYLWVTGKYWPQIYKIAVP, from the coding sequence ATGCTTGTCCTCTTTGTTCTCTCGTCCATGGTCTATGCCGGAGCCCCACGGGTTGTGCCTGCAATTCTCGATTCTATCCCGCACGAAAAATCTCACTTTACGCAAGGAATATTCTTTGACGGCAAGGAAATCGTGGAAACTACGGGCCAGTATGGAGAATCGGGCCTGTACCGCCGTACGCTTGATGGCAAGATTCTTGATTCGGCGCGCCTCGCGGACCGCTATTTCGGTGAAGGTTCCATTGCCGTAGGCGAAGATATCTTCTACCTCACGTGGAAATCCAAGAAGGCTTTTATCTACAACCGCAAACCTTTCCGGCCGAAGGGCGAGTTCCGCATACCGACCGAGGGCTGGGGCCTCACATACTGGCAAAGCGCACTACTGATGAGCAACGGCAGTGATGAACTTTTACGGATAGCGCTCGGCGCTTTTAACGTATTCGACGCGATTCGCGTAACCGATGGCGGCAAGCCCGTGAAGATGCTCAACGAACTGGAAATTGTCGGGAATACGCTATATGCGAATATCTGGCAGACAGCGCTGATTGCCGTCATTGACTTGCCCAGTGGCAAGGTGCTGAAGTATCTGGACTTTGCCGAGAAGGCGCGCAGTCTCTACAGGAGTAATCCGAACATTGACGTGCTGAACGGCATCGCCTATGACGGAAAGTATCTGTGGGTTACAGGCAAATACTGGCCGCAGATCTACAAGATTGCGGTACCGTAG
- the metG gene encoding methionine--tRNA ligase — MKNFYVTTPIYYVNDAPHIGHSYTTVLADILTRFHKILGYQTFFLTGTDEHGQKVQRAAEKRGVTPQEHVDEYYHRFEDLWKKMGIGNDFFIRTTMPEHKAFVQECLQKLWDKGEIYSKEYEGWYSVGEERFFSEDELDENKCDPISHRPVEWLKEKNYFFKMGSYQQKLIDFLESHKDWIVPDYRWNEIRGFLRQPLNDLCISRPKARLSWGIPLPFDTDYVTYVWFDALLNYVSASTAFHKTYADGTPIWPATYHLIGKDILTTHSVYWPTMLMALDIPLPQHILAHGWWLVNGGEKMSKSAGNVVNPMDYMEKYGIDAFRYFLAREMVVGQDANFTHDAFVRRINSDLANDLGNVLNRVHRLVLNNFEGKLPAATSIGDAEKEVIDLANKVIAEIKEGLPQARLSQSIETIMQLVRSINRYLEVKAPWKLAKDPALKGELATVLYVSAEAVRLSLSLLWPVIPGKAEEGLAMIGCKFQSADDLAWGILKGGEAFGEGKPLFPRIEEEVKKPEAQPKPKQNKPLMAADVPAAMDMRVAQIKEVADHPDATSLYVLKVDAGEGELRTICSGLKSSYKAEELQDRKILLFANLKPSALRGIMSQGMLFAGDLDNEAHTCRLVSVPEDAKPGDRALFKGVAPSEPRELKVKDFEKIALSVKGGAVFCDALALEVNGKPVTCDVQDGNGVH, encoded by the coding sequence ATGAAAAATTTTTACGTTACAACGCCGATTTATTACGTGAATGACGCCCCGCATATCGGGCACTCCTACACCACCGTCCTCGCGGACATCCTCACCCGCTTCCACAAGATTCTGGGCTATCAGACGTTCTTCTTGACCGGTACCGACGAACACGGCCAGAAGGTGCAGCGTGCCGCCGAAAAGCGCGGCGTGACCCCGCAGGAACACGTGGACGAATACTACCACCGGTTCGAAGACCTGTGGAAGAAGATGGGTATCGGTAACGACTTCTTTATCCGCACCACGATGCCCGAACACAAGGCCTTTGTGCAGGAATGCCTGCAGAAGCTCTGGGACAAGGGCGAAATCTACTCGAAGGAATACGAGGGCTGGTACTCTGTAGGCGAAGAACGCTTCTTCAGCGAAGACGAACTCGACGAGAACAAGTGCGACCCCATCAGCCACCGCCCGGTGGAATGGCTCAAGGAAAAGAACTACTTCTTCAAGATGGGTTCTTACCAGCAGAAGCTGATTGACTTCTTGGAAAGCCACAAGGACTGGATTGTGCCGGACTACCGCTGGAACGAAATCCGCGGATTCCTGCGCCAGCCGCTGAATGACCTCTGCATCAGCCGCCCGAAGGCACGCCTTAGCTGGGGCATTCCGCTGCCCTTCGACACCGACTACGTGACCTACGTGTGGTTCGACGCGCTTTTGAACTACGTGAGCGCCTCGACCGCCTTCCACAAGACTTATGCCGACGGCACGCCGATCTGGCCTGCCACTTACCACCTCATCGGCAAGGACATCCTCACCACGCATAGCGTGTACTGGCCGACGATGCTCATGGCTCTTGACATTCCGCTCCCGCAGCACATCTTGGCACACGGCTGGTGGCTCGTGAACGGCGGCGAAAAGATGAGCAAGTCCGCAGGCAACGTCGTGAACCCGATGGACTACATGGAAAAGTACGGCATCGACGCGTTCCGCTATTTTCTCGCCCGCGAAATGGTGGTGGGCCAGGATGCAAACTTCACGCACGACGCCTTCGTGCGCCGCATCAACAGCGACCTCGCCAACGACCTCGGTAACGTGCTGAACCGCGTACACCGCCTGGTGCTTAACAACTTCGAAGGCAAGCTCCCCGCAGCGACCTCCATCGGCGACGCCGAGAAGGAAGTCATCGACCTCGCGAACAAGGTGATTGCCGAAATCAAGGAAGGCCTGCCGCAGGCACGCCTCTCGCAGTCTATCGAGACCATCATGCAGCTTGTGCGTAGCATCAACCGCTACCTCGAAGTCAAGGCCCCGTGGAAACTCGCGAAGGACCCCGCCCTCAAGGGCGAACTCGCGACCGTGCTCTACGTGTCCGCCGAAGCCGTACGCCTCTCGCTCAGCCTGCTGTGGCCGGTGATTCCGGGCAAGGCTGAAGAAGGCCTCGCCATGATCGGCTGCAAGTTCCAGAGCGCCGACGACCTCGCCTGGGGAATCCTCAAGGGTGGTGAAGCGTTCGGCGAAGGCAAGCCGCTCTTCCCGCGTATTGAAGAAGAAGTCAAGAAGCCCGAAGCCCAGCCGAAGCCCAAGCAGAACAAGCCGCTGATGGCCGCCGACGTGCCCGCCGCCATGGACATGCGCGTGGCCCAGATCAAGGAAGTAGCCGACCATCCGGACGCCACGAGCCTCTACGTGCTCAAGGTGGACGCCGGCGAAGGCGAACTCCGCACCATCTGCAGCGGCCTCAAGAGCAGCTACAAGGCCGAAGAACTCCAGGACAGGAAGATTTTGCTGTTCGCGAACCTCAAGCCGAGCGCACTCCGCGGTATCATGAGCCAGGGCATGCTCTTTGCGGGCGACCTGGACAACGAAGCACACACTTGCCGCCTCGTCTCCGTGCCTGAAGACGCTAAGCCCGGCGACCGCGCCCTCTTCAAGGGCGTGGCTCCCAGCGAACCCCGCGAACTCAAGGTCAAGGACTTCGAGAAGATTGCGCTCTCCGTGAAGGGTGGCGCCGTGTTCTGCGACGCCCTCGCGCTCGAAGTGAACGGCAAGCCCGTGACCTGCGATGTGCAGGACGGGAATGGGGTGCATTAA
- a CDS encoding nitroreductase family protein codes for MSFMDLAKNRYSCRAFTAQAVEPEKLAQVLEAGRLSPTAINAQPVTVKVIKSPEALEKIRGITRMAYNAPVVLMVCYDEPNCYTAEKYNDNFNSGVMDASIVTTSMMMQATDLGLATLWARGFNASYIESAFEFPDNLKLACLLDIGYADPENGGPSPRHPVRKSMEEFMSEV; via the coding sequence ATGTCTTTTATGGATTTGGCCAAGAATCGCTATAGCTGCCGTGCCTTTACCGCCCAGGCGGTAGAACCCGAAAAACTCGCCCAGGTGCTCGAGGCGGGCCGCCTTTCCCCGACTGCAATCAACGCTCAGCCCGTGACCGTGAAGGTCATCAAGTCTCCCGAGGCCCTAGAAAAGATTCGTGGCATCACCCGTATGGCCTACAATGCCCCCGTGGTCTTGATGGTCTGCTACGACGAACCCAACTGCTATACTGCCGAAAAGTACAACGACAACTTCAACAGCGGCGTGATGGATGCGAGCATCGTCACCACCTCGATGATGATGCAGGCAACCGACCTTGGCCTTGCGACCCTCTGGGCCCGCGGCTTCAATGCATCCTACATCGAGAGTGCATTCGAATTTCCGGACAACTTAAAGCTTGCCTGCCTCCTGGATATCGGCTATGCCGACCCCGAGAACGGAGGCCCGTCGCCCAGGCACCCCGTGCGCAAGAGCATGGAAGAGTTCATGAGCGAAGTCTAA
- a CDS encoding ABC transporter permease subunit, which produces MKIRISTETLNRVKRFRKNKRAFWSLVVLLIVYLLSLTSPWTVNDEPLFLRYGGKTYFPAFVRYSDADFGGEYQTEADYAKLFAAVRECEEDAAEGFTRAGGCPEMWVIMPPIAHDPLKADLSEDGAPPFAPSARHWLGTDSNGRDVLSRLIHGFRICISFSLLLTLLGTFLGIVIGGIQGYLGRFWDIGMQRMIEIWSSLPMLYVVILIGSIYGRSFWLLILIMAAFNWISLSYYMRAEFLKLRDMTYVQSAKVLGMSHRHIFFKEILPNAMTPVVTLFPFTLIGGIGSLTSLDFLGFGLQPPTPSWGELMSQGLNNLYAPWISVSTVAALFVTLLLTTFVGEGVRDAMDPKSGDRYV; this is translated from the coding sequence GTGAAAATTCGTATATCCACAGAGACCCTGAACCGAGTGAAGCGATTCCGCAAGAACAAGCGGGCGTTCTGGTCTTTGGTGGTACTCTTGATTGTATATTTGCTTTCGCTCACGAGCCCGTGGACGGTGAACGACGAACCGCTCTTTTTGCGCTATGGTGGCAAGACGTATTTCCCGGCGTTTGTGCGGTACAGTGATGCGGACTTTGGCGGGGAATACCAGACGGAAGCCGATTACGCGAAACTATTTGCTGCGGTGCGTGAGTGTGAGGAAGATGCCGCCGAGGGCTTTACCCGTGCGGGCGGTTGTCCCGAAATGTGGGTGATTATGCCCCCTATTGCGCACGACCCGCTGAAGGCCGATTTAAGCGAAGATGGTGCACCTCCGTTTGCACCGAGCGCGAGGCATTGGCTCGGTACAGACAGTAACGGGCGTGATGTGCTCTCGCGTTTAATCCACGGCTTTAGAATCTGTATCAGCTTCAGCCTGCTCTTGACTCTTCTCGGGACATTCCTCGGAATTGTCATCGGTGGTATTCAGGGCTACCTAGGCAGGTTCTGGGATATCGGAATGCAGCGTATGATAGAAATCTGGTCATCGTTGCCGATGCTATATGTGGTGATCCTTATCGGGAGCATCTATGGTCGCAGTTTTTGGCTCCTGATTCTGATTATGGCGGCGTTTAACTGGATTTCGCTTAGTTACTACATGCGTGCTGAATTTCTGAAACTGCGTGATATGACCTATGTGCAGTCTGCGAAGGTTCTAGGAATGTCTCACCGCCACATTTTCTTTAAGGAAATCCTCCCGAACGCGATGACGCCCGTGGTGACGCTTTTCCCGTTTACGCTGATTGGCGGTATCGGGAGCCTTACCTCGCTCGATTTTCTGGGATTCGGCCTGCAACCGCCCACGCCCAGCTGGGGCGAACTCATGAGCCAGGGACTCAACAACTTGTATGCCCCGTGGATCTCGGTAAGCACGGTCGCCGCCTTGTTTGTGACGCTGCTTTTGACCACGTTCGTGGGCGAGGGCGTGCGGGATGCCATGGACCCGAAGTCGGGAGATAGGTATGTGTAA
- a CDS encoding ABC transporter ATP-binding protein, translating into MCNTSPVLQVRDLSVAFGYDKNGCPRDGIKPLQVTDRVSFEISAGEFFALVGESGCGKSVTSMSILRLLPQPSARIVEGSVLFYGSGESHKNAEPVDLVKLPLADLQKVRGSEIACIFQEPMQALNPVVTIRKQLLEVFKFGGAKLGAADPLAAIREMLALAGFNDPDRVLNAYPHELSGGMLQRVCIVMALLPKPKLIIADEPTTALDVTVQAQVLAVLKDMANRTGTAVLLITHNMGIVSQYADRVAVMYAGRIVECGPVRDVIDNPMHPYTQGLLAAIPENHSDMRTMKSIPGSVPHPRDFVAGCRFADRCEKCVSLPAELQARCRSQEIPPKVGGEHFAHCFKDIS; encoded by the coding sequence ATGTGTAATACTTCGCCGGTTTTGCAGGTGCGTGACCTTTCGGTTGCTTTCGGGTACGACAAGAATGGCTGTCCGCGCGATGGCATAAAGCCATTGCAGGTTACGGACCGCGTCTCGTTCGAGATCAGTGCGGGTGAGTTCTTCGCGCTGGTAGGTGAGTCGGGCTGCGGCAAGAGCGTGACCTCCATGAGCATATTGAGACTGTTGCCTCAGCCGAGTGCTCGTATTGTCGAAGGCTCCGTGCTGTTCTATGGCTCGGGCGAGTCGCACAAGAATGCCGAACCCGTTGATCTTGTGAAATTGCCGCTTGCCGATTTGCAAAAGGTTCGCGGGTCCGAAATCGCGTGCATATTCCAGGAACCGATGCAGGCGCTGAATCCTGTCGTGACCATCAGGAAGCAGTTGCTTGAGGTGTTCAAGTTTGGTGGTGCCAAACTGGGTGCGGCCGACCCGCTGGCCGCAATCCGGGAGATGCTGGCTCTTGCAGGCTTCAACGACCCCGACCGCGTGCTGAACGCCTACCCGCATGAACTTTCAGGCGGCATGCTCCAGCGCGTGTGTATCGTGATGGCGCTGCTCCCGAAGCCCAAGCTGATTATTGCCGACGAACCGACTACAGCTCTCGACGTTACGGTGCAGGCGCAGGTCCTTGCGGTACTCAAGGATATGGCAAACCGCACGGGTACCGCGGTCCTGCTTATTACCCATAACATGGGGATTGTCTCGCAGTACGCGGACCGCGTGGCGGTGATGTACGCCGGCCGCATCGTAGAATGCGGCCCCGTGCGGGACGTGATCGACAATCCGATGCACCCCTATACGCAGGGGCTGCTGGCCGCCATCCCCGAAAACCACAGCGACATGCGTACAATGAAATCTATCCCAGGTAGCGTACCGCATCCGCGTGATTTTGTGGCTGGCTGTCGCTTTGCTGACCGCTGTGAAAAATGCGTGTCATTACCGGCCGAGTTGCAGGCCAGGTGCCGTTCGCAGGAAATCCCGCCGAAAGTAGGTGGCGAGCATTTCGCGCACTGTTTTAAAGATATTTCCTAA
- a CDS encoding acyltransferase, translating to MEKQREIYAEWLRIFAALVVVFQHTVTSAWYDTPVDTPDFFVLNFMNSLSRFGVGVFIMISGAFMLSPKYPHTPQKVLKHNLVRILALIVFWVMFYGIVDALCVGFKTGAGIGETILNVVSAPVLLFTTPATHLWFLYAIAGLYLITPALRVFTEHASKHMVLYVIAIFFAFGLVFPTVSHLLGKWFDFTLYKNIGIRGCTTFAGFYLTGFYIAHHGIGQRARRIVYAGAILSWVIAFFYSTYISLLRDAPNEFFFGNFRPTTFLMAVGVFCFFHEKFKDRTSTQSRLIDISKCMLGVYIIHPLFIRMFYGFKLSMLIPHPLVTVPLMTLLFFGISLGLVYLFRRVPGIRKYL from the coding sequence ATGGAAAAACAGCGGGAGATTTACGCCGAATGGCTACGCATCTTTGCGGCGCTTGTCGTGGTTTTCCAGCATACGGTGACTTCCGCGTGGTACGACACCCCGGTAGATACTCCCGACTTCTTCGTGCTCAACTTCATGAACAGCCTTTCACGTTTCGGCGTAGGCGTGTTCATCATGATAAGCGGGGCGTTCATGCTCTCGCCCAAGTACCCGCACACACCCCAGAAAGTGCTGAAGCACAATCTCGTGAGGATTCTCGCACTGATCGTATTCTGGGTCATGTTTTACGGCATTGTCGATGCGCTCTGTGTGGGGTTCAAGACCGGTGCGGGCATCGGCGAGACGATTTTGAACGTGGTCTCTGCGCCAGTACTACTTTTCACGACGCCGGCGACGCACCTGTGGTTCCTATATGCGATTGCAGGGCTTTACCTGATTACGCCAGCTCTGCGCGTGTTTACCGAGCATGCGAGCAAGCACATGGTGCTCTATGTCATCGCGATATTCTTTGCCTTCGGGCTCGTTTTCCCGACGGTCAGCCACCTGCTCGGTAAATGGTTCGACTTTACACTCTATAAGAATATCGGTATTCGCGGCTGCACGACTTTTGCGGGCTTTTACCTGACCGGCTTCTACATCGCGCACCATGGAATCGGGCAAAGGGCCCGCCGCATCGTGTACGCGGGAGCAATTCTCTCGTGGGTTATCGCCTTTTTCTACTCCACGTACATCAGCCTACTGCGCGATGCCCCGAACGAGTTCTTCTTCGGGAATTTCAGGCCAACGACGTTCCTGATGGCAGTAGGCGTTTTCTGCTTTTTCCACGAAAAATTTAAGGACAGGACGTCGACGCAATCGCGGCTCATCGATATTTCGAAATGCATGCTGGGAGTTTACATCATCCACCCGCTATTCATCCGGATGTTTTACGGATTCAAACTTTCCATGCTGATTCCGCACCCGTTGGTGACAGTCCCGCTGATGACCCTACTGTTCTTCGGGATTTCGCTCGGTCTAGTTTATCTGTTCCGGCGTGTTCCCGGAATTAGGAAATATCTTTAA
- a CDS encoding diphosphate--fructose-6-phosphate 1-phosphotransferase produces MADNLSVLGKARKAYQPKLPAALRDGALKVALVKGKPTQSVRDQAKIKALFPNTYGAPYIGMKKATKAAAGKALNVGVVLSGGQAPGGHNVIAGIFDGIKSISKNSKLLGFLGGPSGLENGKFIVINEKIMDAYRNTGGFDIIQSGRTKLETEEQFKKCMAVAKAQKLDAIVIIGGDDSNTNAAVLGEYFQAHGATCVVCGCPKTIDGDLKNEYIETSFGFDTAVKTYSELIGNIMRDANSAQKYWHFIKLMGRSASHIALEAALQTHPNICLISEEVKAKKMKLKQVIKYVADIVAARAAAGKNFGVALIPEGLLEFIPDVGVLISELSEALAHHEKEVEGLDTAAKVELLCKWISKASAEVLKSLPSTTQGQLMLDRDSHGNVQVSLIETEKLIIEMVKKELKSRKNFKGKFSALNHFFGYEGRCAAPSNFDADYCYSLGFTASVLAFNKMNGYMSSVRDLTKGIEKWTAGGIPITMMMNIERRHGADKPVIQKALVELNGAPFKFFAKNRDVWAKTESYTYPGPIQYWGPSEVCDVTNFTIKLERGALKVK; encoded by the coding sequence ATGGCTGACAATCTGTCCGTCCTCGGCAAGGCCCGCAAGGCCTACCAGCCGAAACTCCCCGCCGCTCTCCGCGACGGTGCTCTCAAAGTCGCTCTCGTGAAGGGCAAGCCCACCCAGTCCGTCCGTGACCAGGCCAAGATCAAGGCCCTGTTCCCGAACACCTACGGTGCACCGTACATCGGCATGAAGAAGGCCACCAAGGCCGCTGCCGGCAAGGCCCTCAACGTAGGCGTGGTGCTCTCCGGCGGCCAGGCTCCCGGTGGACACAACGTGATCGCGGGTATCTTCGACGGTATCAAGAGCATCAGCAAGAATTCCAAGCTCCTCGGCTTCCTCGGCGGCCCGTCCGGCCTCGAGAACGGCAAGTTCATCGTGATCAACGAAAAGATCATGGACGCCTACCGCAACACTGGTGGATTCGACATCATCCAGTCCGGCCGTACCAAGCTCGAAACTGAAGAACAGTTCAAGAAGTGCATGGCTGTTGCCAAGGCTCAGAAGCTCGACGCTATCGTGATCATCGGTGGTGACGACTCCAACACCAACGCTGCTGTTCTCGGTGAATACTTCCAGGCACACGGCGCTACCTGCGTTGTTTGCGGCTGCCCGAAGACCATCGACGGCGACCTCAAGAACGAATACATCGAAACCTCCTTCGGTTTCGACACCGCCGTGAAGACCTACTCCGAACTCATCGGCAACATCATGCGCGATGCCAACTCTGCCCAGAAGTACTGGCACTTCATCAAGCTCATGGGCCGTAGCGCTTCTCACATCGCTCTCGAAGCCGCTCTCCAGACCCACCCGAACATCTGCCTGATTTCTGAAGAAGTCAAGGCCAAGAAGATGAAGCTCAAGCAGGTCATCAAGTACGTTGCAGACATCGTCGCTGCCCGTGCCGCTGCCGGCAAGAACTTCGGCGTGGCTCTCATTCCGGAAGGCCTCCTCGAATTCATCCCGGATGTCGGCGTGCTCATCTCTGAACTCTCTGAAGCCCTCGCCCACCACGAAAAGGAAGTCGAAGGTCTCGACACCGCCGCCAAGGTGGAATTGCTCTGCAAGTGGATCTCTAAGGCTTCTGCTGAAGTCCTCAAGAGCCTCCCCTCCACCACTCAGGGCCAGTTGATGCTCGACCGCGACAGCCACGGCAACGTGCAGGTTTCCCTCATCGAAACCGAAAAGCTCATCATCGAGATGGTCAAGAAGGAACTCAAGAGCCGCAAGAACTTCAAGGGCAAGTTCAGCGCTCTCAACCACTTCTTCGGTTACGAAGGCCGTTGCGCCGCTCCGTCGAACTTCGACGCCGACTACTGCTACAGCCTCGGTTTCACCGCCTCCGTGCTCGCCTTCAACAAGATGAACGGCTACATGAGCTCCGTGCGTGACCTCACGAAGGGCATCGAAAAGTGGACTGCCGGTGGCATTCCTATCACCATGATGATGAACATCGAACGTCGTCACGGTGCCGACAAGCCGGTGATCCAGAAGGCTCTCGTTGAACTGAACGGCGCTCCGTTCAAGTTCTTCGCCAAGAACCGCGACGTTTGGGCCAAGACTGAATCCTACACCTACCCGGGTCCGATCCAGTACTGGGGTCCGAGCGAAGTGTGCGACGTTACGAACTTCACGATCAAGCTCGAACGCGGCGCCCTCAAGGTGAAGTAA